A window of Candidatus Gorgyraea atricola contains these coding sequences:
- a CDS encoding helical backbone metal receptor, whose translation MKKIIFLCLFLLIASMAMAREYRIISLAPNTTEILFSLELGESVVGVDEYSDYPRKALDIERVGSFNRPNIEKIILLRPSHILVNADLDADLMDYLRLRGAKIIKVSPKSMDELHGRMLMLGKIFNREDKARFIIEDMKTRIENLPVKKGADRPKVFVQLFHDPLVTGSSFIGDVVRLAGGNNIAQDVKDDNGLFSPEVLLYRDPDIIIKTSFSKDADFNPDTLLRPGPRIILAIEELNKIFYEKN comes from the coding sequence TTGAAAAAGATAATATTTTTATGCCTATTTTTATTAATTGCATCCATGGCTATGGCTCGGGAATATCGCATAATTTCTCTGGCGCCGAATACTACGGAGATATTGTTTAGCCTCGAACTTGGCGAGTCAGTAGTAGGTGTGGATGAGTATTCAGATTATCCGAGAAAGGCCCTGGATATAGAGCGCGTCGGAAGTTTTAATAGGCCAAATATAGAAAAGATAATTTTATTAAGGCCAAGCCATATCCTGGTGAATGCTGATCTTGATGCTGATCTAATGGATTATTTAAGGCTAAGGGGTGCGAAGATTATAAAGGTGTCACCTAAAAGCATGGATGAGCTACACGGAAGGATGCTGATGCTTGGCAAGATATTTAATAGGGAAGATAAGGCCCGCTTTATCATAGAGGATATGAAGACCCGCATAGAAAATCTACCAGTAAAAAAGGGTGCAGATAGACCCAAGGTTTTTGTACAGTTATTTCACGATCCGCTTGTTACTGGTTCGTCGTTTATCGGAGATGTTGTGAGGTTGGCAGGTGGTAATAATATAGCTCAGGATGTAAAGGATGACAATGGCCTTTTTAGCCCTGAGGTTTTATTGTACAGGGATCCGGATATTATTATAAAGACGAGTTTTTCAAAAGATGCGGATTTTAATCCAGATACCCTTTTAAGACCAGGCCCGCGAATCATATTGGCTATCGAAGAACTAAACAAGATATTCTATGAAAAGAATTAA
- the groL gene encoding chaperonin GroEL (60 kDa chaperone family; promotes refolding of misfolded polypeptides especially under stressful conditions; forms two stacked rings of heptamers to form a barrel-shaped 14mer; ends can be capped by GroES; misfolded proteins enter the barrel where they are refolded when GroES binds), with product MAKQLIFKEDARSAIARGIDILADAVKVTLGPKGRNVIIDKKFGSPTITKDGVTVAKEIELKDPYHNMGAQLVKEVAEKTSDVAGDGTTTATVLAQAIYREGLKNVTAGANPAALKRGIEKAVVEVVKNLKEKLSKEIKDKKEIAQVASIAANNDSAIGDLIADAMEKVGKDGVITVEEAKSMVTNLNVVEGMQFDQGYLSPYFVTDSERMEAVIENPYILIHEKKISAMKDMLPLLEKIARSGKPLVIIAEDIEGEALATLVVNKLRGTLNCCAVKAPGYGDRRKAMLDDIATLTGGKAVTEELGIKLESITLDDLGKTKRVTIGKEETTIIEGAGKNNEINARITQIKRQIEDTDSDYDKEKLQERLAKLAGGVAVINVGAATETEMKEKKARVEDALHATRAAVEEGIVPGGGVAYLRSISKLDDLKLKGDEKIGASIVKRALEEPIRQIIRNAGLEDSVVVNEVKGKGKNEGFNAQSEEYVDMISAGIIDPTKVARSALENAASVAGLLLMTEALISDIPEEEKPGPAMPPGGGMPGGMGGMY from the coding sequence ATGGCAAAGCAATTGATTTTCAAGGAAGATGCAAGGAGCGCTATTGCAAGAGGCATAGATATCCTTGCGGACGCGGTAAAGGTAACGCTTGGCCCAAAAGGAAGAAATGTGATCATAGATAAAAAGTTCGGCTCTCCTACCATTACAAAGGATGGGGTGACAGTGGCAAAAGAGATCGAATTAAAAGATCCATACCATAACATGGGCGCGCAGCTAGTAAAAGAGGTTGCTGAAAAGACAAGCGATGTGGCAGGTGATGGCACAACCACAGCTACAGTGCTTGCACAGGCGATTTACAGAGAAGGCCTGAAGAATGTAACAGCAGGAGCGAATCCAGCTGCCTTAAAGCGCGGCATTGAAAAGGCAGTAGTAGAAGTAGTCAAAAATCTAAAGGAAAAACTTTCAAAGGAAATAAAGGACAAAAAAGAGATCGCGCAGGTAGCGTCTATTGCAGCTAATAACGACAGCGCGATAGGTGACTTAATAGCGGACGCGATGGAAAAAGTAGGCAAGGACGGGGTTATCACTGTTGAGGAGGCAAAGTCAATGGTGACCAACCTGAATGTCGTGGAAGGCATGCAGTTTGATCAGGGATATCTGTCTCCTTATTTTGTAACAGATTCAGAGAGGATGGAGGCAGTTATTGAAAATCCATATATCCTTATTCATGAGAAAAAGATCTCTGCAATGAAGGATATGCTTCCGCTCCTTGAAAAGATAGCAAGATCTGGCAAGCCGCTTGTGATAATAGCAGAAGATATCGAGGGCGAGGCGCTCGCGACATTGGTCGTGAATAAATTAAGAGGCACGCTCAATTGCTGTGCGGTAAAGGCACCTGGTTATGGAGACAGGCGCAAGGCCATGCTTGATGATATAGCAACCCTTACCGGAGGCAAGGCTGTTACAGAGGAGCTTGGCATAAAATTAGAAAGTATCACGCTCGATGATCTGGGAAAAACAAAGAGAGTGACTATAGGAAAAGAAGAGACTACTATAATAGAGGGAGCTGGTAAGAATAATGAGATCAATGCCAGAATCACTCAGATAAAGCGCCAGATCGAAGATACAGATTCAGATTATGACAAAGAAAAGCTGCAGGAGCGTCTCGCGAAACTTGCAGGCGGCGTAGCAGTGATCAATGTCGGCGCAGCAACAGAGACAGAGATGAAAGAAAAGAAGGCGCGTGTTGAAGATGCGCTGCATGCTACAAGGGCAGCTGTTGAAGAAGGTATAGTGCCTGGCGGCGGAGTAGCCTATCTACGCAGCATATCCAAGCTCGATGATCTAAAACTTAAAGGCGACGAGAAGATAGGCGCTAGCATAGTGAAGCGGGCCCTTGAGGAGCCGATAAGGCAGATCATAAGAAATGCCGGGCTGGAAGATTCAGTTGTAGTAAATGAGGTAAAAGGAAAAGGCAAGAACGAGGGATTTAACGCCCAGAGCGAAGAGTATGTGGATATGATATCAGCTGGTATCATAGACCCTACAAAGGTAGCTCGCTCAGCGCTTGAGAATGCAGCCAGTGTAGCTGGATTACTTCTCATGACAGAGGCATTGATCTCAGATATACCTGAAGAGGAAAAACCAGGTCCAGCCATGCCTCCAGGCGGCGGAATGCCAGGAGGAATGGGAGGGATGTACTAA
- a CDS encoding DUF58 domain-containing protein: MFTSKSIFLLITSILLLAIAWNTDITMIYIFFVIAFVIFTLSFIHLQINIPDISLSRTLQDTAFEDDMLNVKMDIKNKRKIDASFFEIIDTVPFAPPDEKKPSLFILDIEAKKKISFRYVINCYRRGLWKIGPIFVISQDALGFFKMKKIFSVFADILIYPGLFKIFSFPPLAKGSVSWMGVETTRIGGDSHEFFGVREYQRGDAMSRMHWPSTARHNKLIVKQFERNVVQEATIVIDLKKEHDVGVERETTLEYSVKIAGSIAKYLLSEGALVQMMGYSRTAMTLPFGKGESHLHKMLEYLAKVRSDGKFSLSQTLEEASFITPYSSTLITIMLDNDMAALSSLVQFKAKGIRLITIVLATSTFGQLAEGEQLDMEAARKFDEALAGLEGYAYRISKGDDLEKKFETV; encoded by the coding sequence ATGTTTACTTCGAAAAGTATCTTTCTCCTCATAACATCCATTCTTCTTCTTGCTATCGCGTGGAATACTGACATAACAATGATCTACATATTTTTCGTGATAGCCTTTGTCATATTTACCCTTTCTTTTATACACTTGCAGATTAATATTCCTGATATCTCTTTAAGCAGGACATTGCAAGACACGGCATTCGAAGATGATATGCTTAATGTTAAGATGGACATTAAGAATAAGCGCAAGATAGACGCCTCTTTTTTTGAAATAATAGATACGGTTCCATTTGCGCCGCCTGACGAGAAAAAGCCATCACTATTTATATTAGATATAGAAGCCAAAAAGAAAATATCTTTTAGGTATGTGATTAACTGCTATAGAAGGGGCTTATGGAAGATAGGCCCGATATTTGTTATTTCTCAGGATGCGCTTGGATTTTTCAAGATGAAAAAGATCTTTAGTGTATTTGCGGATATTTTGATCTATCCAGGCCTATTCAAGATATTTTCATTTCCGCCTCTTGCAAAAGGCTCTGTTTCGTGGATGGGTGTAGAGACTACAAGGATAGGCGGCGACAGTCATGAGTTTTTCGGAGTCAGGGAATATCAGAGGGGCGATGCCATGAGCCGTATGCATTGGCCTTCAACAGCCAGGCATAATAAATTGATCGTAAAGCAGTTTGAACGCAATGTAGTGCAGGAGGCAACCATAGTTATTGATTTAAAGAAAGAACATGATGTCGGCGTAGAAAGAGAGACAACCTTGGAGTATTCAGTAAAAATAGCAGGGTCTATTGCAAAATATCTCTTGAGTGAAGGCGCACTTGTGCAGATGATGGGTTATTCTAGGACAGCAATGACTCTGCCTTTTGGAAAAGGCGAATCGCATTTGCATAAGATGTTAGAATATCTTGCAAAGGTTCGTTCGGATGGTAAATTTTCTCTATCTCAGACGCTTGAAGAAGCAAGTTTTATTACACCATACAGCTCTACACTTATAACAATAATGCTGGATAATGATATGGCTGCTCTGTCAAGCCTTGTTCAATTTAAGGCAAAAGGGATAAGATTGATAACCATAGTTCTCGCGACTTCTACGTTTGGCCAGTTGGCAGAGGGCGAGCAGCTTGACATGGAGGCAGCAAGAAAATTTGATGAGGCACTCGCAGGCCTGGAGGGATACGCCTACAGGATCTCGAAAGGCGATGATTTAGAGAAGAAGTTCGAGACGGTGTAA
- the groES gene encoding co-chaperone GroES, with product MAIQPLGDRVLVKRLEAEEKTKGGILLPETAKEKPQKGEVVAAGKGKVLESGKVEPLEVKKGDKVLFGKYAGNEITHDDQEYIILREEDILAILK from the coding sequence ATGGCAATACAACCATTAGGAGACAGGGTTTTGGTAAAACGTCTCGAAGCTGAGGAGAAGACAAAGGGTGGCATTTTGCTGCCAGAGACTGCAAAGGAAAAGCCGCAGAAGGGTGAAGTAGTTGCTGCTGGCAAGGGCAAGGTATTGGAGAGCGGCAAGGTAGAGCCTTTAGAGGTAAAAAAGGGCGACAAGGTGCTTTTTGGGAAATACGCTGGCAATGAAATAACTCACGATGACCAGGAATACATTATCTTAAGGGAAGAAGACATCCTGGCTATACTTAAATAA
- a CDS encoding ABC transporter ATP-binding protein gives MLYFLDVASGYGSTEVLKDVTFSVDPGDFIGIIGPNGSGKSTLLRTATKVLKPFKGEIYLQKKRLKDTPLKEIAKLIAVVPQDALFMFPFKVLDVVLMGRIPYLSRLGFESQDDLRIAFKALEEVDAIHLRDRFIDELSGGERQRVVIAKALAQKPRVLFLDEPTTHLDISHQIETFSLLKKLNKESKLTVVAILHDLNLASLYCDRLILLSEGRIKKQGTPSEVLDYKTIEEVYKTRVIVKENPLTSRPHVFLVRR, from the coding sequence ATGCTTTACTTTTTAGATGTCGCGAGTGGTTACGGGAGTACTGAGGTCCTAAAGGATGTGACCTTTAGTGTCGATCCTGGGGATTTTATTGGCATAATCGGCCCGAACGGCTCAGGCAAATCAACGCTTTTGCGTACTGCTACAAAGGTGCTAAAGCCTTTTAAGGGCGAGATATATTTGCAGAAGAAAAGGCTAAAGGATACACCTTTAAAAGAGATAGCAAAGCTGATAGCAGTAGTGCCGCAGGACGCGCTGTTTATGTTCCCATTTAAAGTGCTGGATGTAGTCTTGATGGGCCGTATACCTTATTTGAGCAGATTAGGATTTGAATCTCAGGATGATCTGAGGATCGCATTTAAGGCACTGGAAGAAGTGGATGCTATACACCTGAGGGATAGATTTATAGATGAGCTGAGTGGTGGCGAGCGTCAGAGGGTTGTCATTGCAAAGGCACTTGCGCAAAAGCCAAGGGTTTTGTTTTTAGACGAGCCAACCACACACCTTGATATAAGCCATCAGATAGAGACATTTTCACTATTAAAGAAGCTGAACAAGGAATCAAAATTGACAGTAGTTGCGATATTGCATGATCTGAACTTAGCTTCGCTTTATTGCGATAGATTAATATTATTGAGCGAGGGCCGGATAAAAAAACAAGGCACACCAAGCGAGGTCCTTGATTACAAGACAATAGAAGAGGTCTACAAGACCCGGGTCATTGTCAAAGAAAATCCCCTGACATCCCGGCCGCATGTGTTTTTGGTGAGGCGGTAA
- a CDS encoding TonB family protein, with amino-acid sequence MSENKTFQISLLVSVVAHSVFFLGLPHMPIMPSKRSLQSIKIAYYKIKEAPKVKKVVEPIAKKLPDIKKEEIAKPPKKIAVKKKQVAQKKPRRVAAHKKVEVKEKRFEKVIEEEKDDAKKATYISYYRSVREKIRQYADKNYPRRKRLARGEVFLSFVVASSGELLLVKVIDERSARSPTLRKIAINSVRDASPFPSFPKGMSQYQITFNVIISFESR; translated from the coding sequence ATGTCGGAGAATAAGACTTTTCAAATATCACTTTTAGTTTCTGTAGTGGCTCATTCTGTCTTTTTCTTGGGACTGCCGCATATGCCGATTATGCCGAGCAAGAGGTCTTTGCAGAGTATAAAGATCGCGTATTATAAGATAAAGGAAGCGCCAAAGGTTAAAAAGGTAGTTGAGCCAATTGCAAAGAAACTCCCTGACATAAAAAAGGAAGAGATAGCTAAGCCCCCAAAGAAGATCGCTGTAAAGAAGAAGCAGGTTGCGCAGAAGAAGCCGAGGCGTGTTGCAGCGCATAAGAAGGTGGAGGTAAAAGAGAAGCGCTTTGAAAAGGTAATTGAGGAAGAGAAGGACGATGCTAAAAAGGCAACATACATAAGCTATTACCGCTCGGTTAGGGAGAAGATAAGACAGTATGCGGACAAGAATTACCCGCGTAGAAAGAGGTTGGCCAGGGGCGAGGTGTTTTTATCCTTTGTGGTTGCCTCAAGCGGCGAGCTGCTTTTGGTCAAGGTAATAGATGAAAGATCTGCGCGAAGTCCAACACTAAGAAAGATCGCCATAAATAGCGTAAGAGATGCCAGCCCATTCCCATCATTCCCCAAAGGCATGAGCCAATACCAGATCACCTTCAACGTAATCATCTCTTTTGAATCCAGATAA
- a CDS encoding MoxR family ATPase has translation MPDLHEIPHKLIENISKVIVGKREVIEFVVVSIMANGHVLLEDVPGLGKTMLARSLSKSVDAEFKRIQFTPDLLPSDVTGVSIYNQKTGEFEFRKGPIFANIVLGDEINRTTPRTQSALLEAMQEFKITVDGVLRKLPEPFFVIATQNPIEFHGTYPLPESQVDRFLMQLAVGYPSNQEEVKILTRNVKESPLDTLKSVVSVQDIIDLQKAVMSLHIEPRITEYIVKIISTTRELPGDIKLGASPRASLALMRTARALAFLDKRDYVIPDDVKKLALPVLRHRIILQPRSIVRGLAAKDIVSHILKKVPVPA, from the coding sequence ATGCCAGATCTTCATGAAATCCCCCACAAATTAATTGAGAATATCTCAAAGGTCATTGTAGGCAAGAGAGAGGTTATCGAGTTTGTCGTAGTCAGCATTATGGCTAATGGCCATGTGCTATTAGAAGATGTGCCTGGTCTTGGCAAGACAATGCTTGCCAGATCCCTTTCAAAGTCAGTAGATGCCGAGTTTAAAAGGATCCAGTTTACGCCAGATCTTTTGCCGTCTGATGTCACAGGCGTTTCTATATACAATCAGAAGACAGGAGAATTTGAATTCAGAAAAGGCCCTATATTTGCAAATATAGTACTCGGCGATGAAATAAACCGTACTACTCCGAGGACCCAGTCTGCGCTTTTAGAAGCCATGCAGGAGTTTAAGATCACTGTTGACGGCGTATTGAGGAAATTGCCTGAACCGTTTTTTGTTATAGCTACTCAAAACCCTATAGAGTTTCACGGCACATACCCTCTCCCGGAGTCCCAGGTCGACAGGTTCCTTATGCAGCTTGCAGTAGGATATCCCTCTAATCAGGAAGAGGTAAAGATCCTTACCAGAAACGTGAAAGAGTCGCCCCTGGATACCCTTAAGAGCGTTGTGAGTGTACAGGATATTATTGATTTGCAGAAGGCAGTGATGTCTCTTCATATAGAGCCGCGTATCACAGAGTACATCGTAAAGATCATTTCCACGACAAGAGAATTGCCAGGCGATATAAAGCTTGGCGCAAGTCCTCGCGCGTCACTCGCGCTTATGCGTACTGCAAGGGCCTTGGCCTTTCTTGATAAAAGAGATTATGTAATACCTGATGATGTAAAAAAATTAGCGCTCCCTGTATTAAGGCATAGGATAATACTCCAGCCGCGCTCAATAGTCCGCGGCCTCGCAGCGAAAGACATAGTAAGTCATATATTAAAGAAGGTTCCAGTCCCGGCATAA
- a CDS encoding small multi-drug export protein, with amino-acid sequence MQDAIVNFLYSFGLSPKVTILLLSTLPVTELRASIPIGVLLLKQDVYLVFFYAVIGNLLPIAPIYFLLEPISKRLGKTELMRKFFEWLFARAKKRAGLIEKYEALGLMLFVGIPFPGTGVWTGCLIASLLRIHFVPTFIAATLGVLIAATVVTMLTIAGRSAF; translated from the coding sequence ATGCAAGACGCAATAGTCAACTTCTTATATTCATTCGGATTATCTCCAAAAGTAACGATCTTATTGTTAAGCACCTTACCTGTTACTGAGCTAAGGGCGTCTATACCTATAGGCGTTCTACTGCTCAAACAGGATGTTTATTTGGTATTTTTTTATGCAGTGATAGGGAATCTTCTGCCAATAGCGCCGATATATTTTTTATTAGAGCCAATTTCTAAAAGACTGGGCAAGACCGAACTCATGCGTAAATTCTTCGAGTGGCTTTTCGCAAGAGCAAAGAAGCGTGCCGGGCTTATCGAGAAATACGAAGCGCTGGGGCTTATGCTTTTCGTTGGCATACCATTCCCAGGCACAGGCGTGTGGACAGGCTGCCTCATAGCATCACTTTTACGCATACACTTTGTGCCAACCTTTATAGCCGCAACCCTCGGCGTCCTGATAGCAGCAACAGTAGTAACGATGCTGACGATAGCAGGTAGGTCAGCATTTTGA
- a CDS encoding iron ABC transporter permease, which yields MKRIKPLTYILTSLLFITVLIILGMLIGPVKIAIDEIFLQKYSDIMRLRLFRVILAIAAGAGLSLSGVVLQGVLRNPLSEPYVLGVSSGSGLGAVIGLLFFSHVAASHGLAFLGGILTIIIVYNIARSGNRLSTENMIIAGILVSALFSSLLMFFVSISSSAKVHSIMWWLLGNLQVYKGIHVAIVSGAVALGLLLAAIFAKELNALSLGEEDAMHLGVDINKVKKLLLVISALVTSVVVSMCGIIGFVGLMVPHITRRLVGPDHRVLIPSSVLTGAAFLLVCDLFSRTVMAPAEIPVGVVTAFVGVPFFIFILRRTRKVYFR from the coding sequence ATGAAAAGAATTAAACCCCTGACTTATATACTGACTTCGCTTTTATTTATCACTGTCCTGATTATCTTAGGCATGCTGATAGGCCCTGTCAAAATAGCCATAGATGAGATATTTCTGCAGAAGTATTCTGATATTATGAGATTGAGGCTATTTAGGGTTATCCTGGCCATTGCAGCTGGCGCTGGGCTTAGTCTCTCAGGCGTAGTCCTGCAAGGTGTATTGAGAAACCCTCTATCAGAACCCTATGTCTTAGGCGTATCTTCTGGTTCTGGCCTGGGAGCGGTTATAGGGTTATTGTTCTTTTCGCATGTCGCGGCTTCGCATGGCCTGGCCTTTTTAGGCGGCATCCTGACCATAATAATCGTCTATAATATCGCAAGGTCAGGCAATAGATTATCTACTGAAAACATGATCATCGCTGGAATATTAGTAAGCGCGTTATTCTCTAGCCTCTTGATGTTTTTTGTCTCTATTTCCAGCAGCGCAAAGGTCCATTCTATTATGTGGTGGCTCCTGGGTAATCTACAGGTATATAAAGGTATACATGTAGCCATTGTTTCTGGAGCAGTGGCCCTGGGTTTATTATTAGCCGCCATTTTTGCAAAGGAATTAAACGCCTTGTCATTAGGAGAAGAAGACGCAATGCATCTTGGCGTGGATATCAATAAGGTAAAAAAACTACTGCTGGTTATTTCTGCGTTGGTCACAAGTGTCGTGGTTTCCATGTGCGGCATTATAGGTTTTGTGGGCCTTATGGTGCCTCATATAACAAGGAGACTGGTAGGGCCTGACCACAGAGTGCTTATACCGAGCTCTGTTTTAACAGGAGCGGCGTTTCTTTTAGTGTGTGATCTTTTTTCAAGGACTGTGATGGCGCCGGCCGAGATCCCAGTAGGAGTCGTTACCGCGTTCGTGGGTGTACCATTTTTTATATTTATCTTGAGACGGACCAGAAAGGTATATTTTAGATAA
- a CDS encoding cob(I)yrinic acid a,c-diamide adenosyltransferase, whose translation MIHIYTGNGKGKTTSAFGLAMRASGQGLKVCVFQFFKPEKLVCGEEISAKELSIEVVKCEECHPLFMGQVTSDKGQGKVKKAIERMVKEAEKVMFSKKYGMVVLDEVINVIDQGFFSKEKFLKLLKSVPQELELVLTGRGDISGIEEHADYVTAMIDKKHPFRSKVGARKGIEY comes from the coding sequence ATGATACATATTTATACTGGAAATGGAAAAGGCAAGACTACTTCGGCCTTTGGCCTGGCAATGAGGGCGAGCGGCCAGGGACTTAAGGTCTGCGTGTTCCAGTTTTTTAAGCCTGAGAAACTGGTTTGCGGGGAAGAGATTTCGGCTAAGGAGTTAAGCATAGAGGTTGTGAAGTGCGAGGAATGTCACCCTTTATTTATGGGACAAGTGACAAGTGACAAGGGACAAGGGAAGGTGAAAAAGGCTATCGAGAGAATGGTCAAAGAAGCAGAAAAGGTAATGTTTAGCAAGAAGTATGGCATGGTGGTGTTGGATGAAGTTATAAATGTTATAGATCAAGGGTTTTTCAGTAAGGAAAAATTCCTCAAATTATTAAAAAGTGTACCACAGGAACTTGAGTTGGTGCTTACAGGTAGAGGGGATATCTCTGGCATAGAAGAGCATGCGGATTATGTGACGGCAATGATAGATAAAAAACATCCTTTTAGATCTAAGGTTGGCGCGAGGAAAGGAATAGAGTATTGA
- a CDS encoding TonB-dependent receptor, with amino-acid sequence MKITFLALALAISTGLVYAENVELERIVVTPTRMAQEDYKTGSNITVIDSKSIESSNAQNVADILKEEAGIHYYDNSSAKTATVDIRGFGDTAGRNVLLLVNGRKVNPADISGPDWLQLPLESVERIEVIRGTGSVLYGDNAVGGVVNVITKKGNTGISGKAGVMCASYDSYQEDVEVSGKTEGFSHYLYLKHYDSDGYRSNSNVNTKDCNTKLGYEFSEDLSLELTAGWHEDDYGMPGGLDDQGELTQYGRRGSPDESDFASTKDRYVNLSLDLRPWFDVTDSAHFNVDIFYRNRDSYSWLNYGGWPSAQKYMIDTEGATIKYTYDGSIGDQELNFVIGTDYYDIENIIKGSEWNSDDLTIFKEEIGFYGYSEYEMFKNLFINSGARYQKAEYIFDQRASTVRRETKEPTESVFMTGLKYEYSDDSSLHLSMQESFRFLATDEWYSTWSGLNTNLRQQTGTQYEVGIRHNFDDIVIVTVTPYWIDIKDEIYVNPYPSPGQNENYDKTRRKGVELGVDLDLSNFIDLPYVDKAFMHANYTCQQAKFKGGDYGSNDIPMTPMHQAVVSLRAELYEDYNLSLTGRYVGERYAINDTRNETTKMKDFFTLDSKLSYGKDSLEIYAGINNIFDEKYFTYAAKSSSSNKKDYYPAPERNFEMGASYKF; translated from the coding sequence ATGAAGATAACTTTTTTGGCATTGGCATTAGCTATATCAACAGGGCTTGTTTATGCAGAGAACGTGGAGTTAGAAAGGATCGTAGTTACGCCAACAAGGATGGCCCAGGAGGATTATAAAACAGGGTCAAACATTACTGTGATCGACTCTAAGAGTATCGAATCCTCTAATGCCCAGAATGTGGCAGATATATTAAAGGAAGAGGCAGGGATCCATTATTATGACAATAGCAGCGCCAAGACTGCAACAGTAGATATTAGGGGTTTTGGAGATACTGCTGGGAGAAACGTGCTTTTATTAGTAAATGGCCGCAAGGTCAATCCTGCAGATATATCAGGCCCTGATTGGCTGCAGCTACCACTGGAGAGCGTAGAGAGAATAGAAGTCATAAGGGGCACAGGCTCAGTTTTATATGGAGATAATGCAGTAGGTGGCGTAGTTAACGTCATAACAAAAAAAGGTAACACAGGCATATCAGGGAAAGCAGGTGTAATGTGCGCGAGCTATGATAGTTATCAAGAGGATGTAGAAGTTTCGGGAAAGACAGAAGGGTTTTCTCATTATTTATATTTGAAACATTACGATAGTGATGGCTATAGATCAAATAGTAATGTGAATACAAAGGATTGCAATACAAAGCTGGGTTATGAATTTTCAGAAGATCTATCGCTTGAGCTTACAGCAGGATGGCACGAGGATGACTATGGCATGCCAGGAGGCCTTGATGATCAGGGTGAGCTTACGCAGTATGGCAGGCGCGGGTCGCCGGATGAGAGTGATTTCGCTTCTACAAAGGATAGATATGTCAATCTGTCGCTGGATCTAAGGCCGTGGTTTGATGTCACGGATTCAGCGCATTTTAACGTAGATATCTTTTACAGAAACAGAGACTCTTATTCATGGCTTAATTATGGAGGCTGGCCATCTGCGCAGAAATACATGATAGATACAGAAGGCGCTACTATAAAATATACATACGATGGCAGCATTGGCGATCAAGAGCTGAATTTTGTTATTGGCACGGACTATTATGATATTGAAAATATAATCAAGGGCAGTGAATGGAATTCAGATGACCTTACTATATTTAAGGAAGAGATAGGCTTTTACGGTTATTCAGAATACGAGATGTTCAAGAATCTTTTTATAAACAGCGGGGCGAGATATCAAAAGGCAGAATATATATTTGATCAGCGTGCGTCTACTGTGCGGCGTGAGACAAAAGAGCCAACAGAGTCCGTATTTATGACTGGCCTTAAATATGAATATTCTGATGATTCTAGCCTGCATTTAAGCATGCAGGAGAGTTTTAGATTTCTTGCTACTGATGAATGGTATAGCACCTGGTCAGGATTAAATACCAATCTCAGACAGCAGACAGGTACGCAATATGAAGTTGGTATCAGGCATAATTTTGACGATATAGTGATAGTTACAGTTACGCCGTATTGGATAGATATAAAGGATGAGATATACGTGAATCCTTATCCCTCGCCGGGTCAAAATGAAAATTATGATAAGACAAGAAGAAAGGGTGTTGAGTTGGGAGTAGATCTGGACTTGTCGAATTTCATAGACTTGCCTTATGTAGATAAAGCTTTTATGCATGCAAATTACACATGTCAGCAGGCAAAATTCAAGGGCGGCGACTATGGCAGCAATGACATACCGATGACTCCCATGCATCAGGCTGTGGTTAGTTTGAGAGCTGAGCTTTATGAGGATTACAATCTTTCTTTGACAGGAAGATATGTTGGCGAGCGCTATGCTATTAATGACACAAGGAATGAGACGACCAAGATGAAGGATTTTTTTACGTTGGATAGTAAGCTTTCCTATGGTAAGGATTCCTTGGAGATTTACGCAGGCATTAATAATATATTCGATGAGAAATATTTCACATACGCTGCCAAGAGCTCGAGTTCAAATAAAAAAGACTATTACCCCGCGCCAGAGCGTAACTTTGAGATGGGCGCGAGTTATAAGTTTTAA